From one Acidibrevibacterium fodinaquatile genomic stretch:
- a CDS encoding HD-GYP domain-containing protein, whose translation MNTKAALRRLSELRLRETFVHEQRVGALAFALSEHLGLPPATCAAYRDAAELHDVGKLVVPDAVLEKPGRLSAEEYVLVRRHTEHGHDILVASGEPRLRLAAEVALSHHERWDGSGYPHGLRGEAIPPAARLVALCDVYAALREERTYKAPLSHEATCYSLLNGIPAGEGLHSGQFDPALLAVLAAAPGLFQAAFAS comes from the coding sequence ATGAACACGAAAGCAGCATTGCGGCGGCTCTCGGAACTCCGCTTGCGCGAAACCTTCGTGCATGAGCAGCGCGTGGGCGCGCTCGCGTTCGCGCTCTCGGAACATCTGGGCCTTCCTCCCGCCACCTGCGCCGCCTATCGCGATGCCGCTGAGCTGCACGATGTCGGCAAGCTCGTGGTGCCTGATGCCGTGCTTGAGAAGCCTGGGCGGCTTTCGGCGGAGGAATACGTGCTTGTTCGGCGCCATACCGAACATGGCCATGACATATTGGTGGCCTCGGGCGAGCCGCGATTGCGGCTGGCGGCGGAGGTCGCGCTGTCGCATCACGAGCGCTGGGATGGGTCGGGCTATCCGCATGGCCTCCGCGGTGAGGCGATCCCGCCGGCGGCGCGGCTGGTCGCGCTCTGCGACGTCTATGCCGCCCTGCGCGAGGAACGCACTTATAAAGCGCCGCTGTCGCATGAGGCGACCTGCTATTCGCTGCTGAACGGCATACCGGCGGGGGAAGGGCTCCATTCCGGCCAGTTCGATCCCGCACTGCTGGCCGTGCTGGCCGCCGCCCCGGGCCTGTTTCAAGCCGCCTTCGCGAGTTAA
- a CDS encoding phosphoserine transaminase translates to MAQHASKPALRPANPHFSSGPCAKRPGYSLAALDGAMLGRSHRAKLPKARLAEVITRSRALLGMPEDWRLGIVPASDTGAVELALWSLLGARPVDVLAFESFSEGWANDIVKQLKLRDARVLAAPYGELPDLAAVDPTHDVVFTWNGTTSGVRVPDADWIAADREGLAICDATSAAFAMRLAWDKLDVVTWSWQKVLGGEGAHGMLALSPRAVARLETYQPPWPLPKIFRLTKGGKLIEGVFQGETINTPSMLGVEDALDGLRWAERIGGLPALIARAEASLATVAAWVEGSHWAEFLARDARTRSCTSICLAIKAPWFRALAPAAQAEAAKKIAALLEAEGVAFDIASYRDAPPGLRIWAGATVEPSDIAALLPWLDWAEAAISAQYANAAAE, encoded by the coding sequence ATGGCACAGCACGCCTCCAAGCCGGCATTGCGCCCGGCCAACCCTCATTTTTCCTCCGGCCCCTGCGCCAAGCGCCCCGGCTATTCGCTCGCCGCCCTAGACGGTGCGATGCTGGGGCGGAGCCATCGCGCGAAATTGCCGAAAGCGCGGCTGGCTGAGGTCATCACCCGTTCGCGGGCGCTGCTCGGCATGCCGGAAGATTGGCGGCTCGGGATTGTTCCCGCGTCCGATACCGGTGCTGTGGAACTCGCGCTCTGGTCGCTGCTTGGTGCCCGCCCGGTCGATGTCCTGGCGTTCGAGAGTTTTTCCGAAGGCTGGGCCAATGATATCGTCAAGCAGCTCAAGCTTCGCGATGCCCGCGTGCTGGCAGCCCCCTATGGCGAGCTGCCCGATCTCGCTGCGGTTGATCCCACCCATGACGTGGTGTTCACCTGGAACGGCACCACTTCGGGGGTTCGCGTTCCCGATGCCGATTGGATCGCCGCCGACCGTGAGGGGCTCGCGATTTGTGACGCGACCTCGGCGGCGTTCGCGATGCGGCTTGCTTGGGACAAGCTCGATGTCGTCACCTGGTCGTGGCAGAAAGTTTTGGGCGGCGAAGGCGCGCATGGCATGCTGGCGCTCTCGCCGCGTGCGGTCGCGCGGCTCGAGACCTATCAGCCGCCCTGGCCGTTGCCGAAGATTTTCCGCCTCACCAAAGGGGGAAAACTGATCGAGGGGGTGTTTCAGGGCGAGACCATCAATACCCCGAGCATGCTCGGGGTCGAGGACGCGCTCGATGGCTTGCGTTGGGCGGAGCGGATCGGCGGCTTGCCGGCCTTGATCGCCCGCGCCGAGGCCAGTCTTGCCACGGTCGCCGCCTGGGTCGAGGGCAGCCATTGGGCGGAATTCCTCGCCCGCGATGCGCGCACCCGCTCATGCACCTCGATTTGTCTCGCGATCAAGGCGCCGTGGTTCCGGGCGCTCGCGCCGGCGGCACAGGCCGAGGCGGCGAAGAAAATCGCCGCCCTCCTCGAAGCCGAGGGGGTTGCCTTTGATATCGCAAGCTATCGCGACGCGCCGCCGGGGTTGCGCATCTGGGCCGGGGCGACGGTGGAACCGAGTGACATCGCGGCGCTTCTGCCTTGGCTCGACTGGGCCGAGGCCGCAATCAGCGCCCAATACGCCAACGCCGCCGCGGAGTGA
- the serA gene encoding phosphoglycerate dehydrogenase translates to MPKILISDKLSPAAVDIFRARGFEVDLRPGLTPSELRAIIAPYDGLAIRSATKVTKELLEAATHLKVVGRAGIGVDNVDVKAATARGVVVMNTPNGNAITTAEHAIALMFALARQIPEATQSTKAGKWEKNRFMGVELFAKTLGLIGCGNIGSIVADRAIGLKMKVIAYDPFLSEERALALGVEKVALADLLARADIITLHTPLTEETRDILSRAALAKTKRGVRIINCARGGLIDEAALYDALRAGHVAGAALDVFAVEPATENPLFALENVVCTPHLGAATSEAQENVALQVAEQMSDFLLTGAVTNAINMPSVSAEDAPRLKPYMELCRQLGAFAGQLTQAREGVLRRITIEYEGQAAALNHKPLTAAALAGLLSPMFAGVNMVNAPVLARERGLDIAETVLDRPSEYQTLVRVTVETDEHERSVAGTLFAGAKPRLVEIKGIQVEADFSPHMLYVTNEDRPGFIGRFGALLAEAGINIATFHLGRASAGGDAICLVSVDEDVPEPVLDAVRRLPLVRQAATLEF, encoded by the coding sequence ATGCCGAAAATCCTGATCAGCGATAAGCTTTCGCCCGCCGCCGTCGATATTTTCCGCGCCCGTGGTTTCGAGGTCGATCTCCGCCCAGGGCTTACGCCGAGCGAATTGCGCGCCATCATCGCGCCCTATGACGGGCTTGCGATCCGCTCGGCGACCAAGGTTACCAAGGAGTTGCTCGAGGCCGCGACCCATCTGAAAGTGGTTGGCCGCGCCGGGATTGGCGTCGACAATGTCGATGTCAAGGCGGCGACGGCGCGCGGCGTCGTGGTGATGAACACCCCCAACGGCAACGCGATCACCACCGCCGAGCACGCGATCGCGCTGATGTTCGCGCTCGCCCGCCAGATCCCCGAGGCGACGCAATCGACCAAGGCCGGGAAGTGGGAAAAGAACCGCTTCATGGGCGTCGAGCTGTTTGCCAAAACCCTCGGGCTGATCGGCTGCGGCAATATCGGCTCGATCGTCGCCGACCGCGCGATCGGCCTCAAGATGAAGGTGATCGCCTATGATCCCTTCTTGAGCGAGGAACGGGCGCTCGCGCTCGGGGTCGAGAAGGTCGCGCTCGCCGATCTGCTCGCGCGCGCCGATATCATCACGCTGCACACCCCGCTCACCGAGGAGACGCGCGACATTCTCTCGCGCGCCGCTCTCGCCAAAACCAAGCGTGGCGTGCGCATCATCAATTGCGCGCGCGGCGGCCTGATCGACGAGGCGGCGCTCTATGACGCGCTCCGCGCAGGCCATGTCGCCGGCGCCGCGCTTGACGTGTTCGCGGTCGAGCCGGCGACGGAAAATCCGCTTTTCGCGCTCGAGAACGTCGTCTGCACGCCGCATCTCGGCGCCGCGACCTCGGAGGCGCAGGAGAATGTCGCGTTGCAGGTTGCAGAACAGATGAGCGATTTCCTGCTTACCGGGGCTGTTACCAACGCGATCAACATGCCCTCGGTCTCGGCCGAGGATGCGCCGCGGCTCAAGCCTTATATGGAACTTTGCCGCCAGCTCGGTGCTTTCGCCGGCCAGCTCACGCAGGCACGTGAAGGGGTCTTGCGCCGTATCACCATCGAGTATGAGGGGCAGGCGGCAGCACTCAATCACAAGCCGCTGACCGCGGCGGCGCTGGCCGGGCTGCTCTCGCCGATGTTCGCCGGCGTCAACATGGTGAACGCGCCGGTGTTGGCGCGCGAACGCGGCCTCGATATCGCCGAGACGGTGCTCGATCGGCCGAGCGAATATCAGACCCTGGTGCGGGTCACGGTCGAGACCGATGAGCATGAGCGGAGCGTCGCCGGCACGCTGTTCGCTGGCGCCAAGCCGCGGCTCGTCGAAATCAAGGGCATCCAGGTCGAGGCGGATTTCTCGCCGCACATGCTTTATGTGACGAACGAGGATCGGCCCGGCTTCATCGGCCGCTTTGGCGCCCTGCTTGCCGAGGCCGGGATCAATATCGCGACCTTCCATCTCGGCCGCGCCAGCGCCGGCGGCGATGCGATCTGCCTGGTTTCGGTCGATGAGGATGTCCCGGAGCCGGTTCTGGACGCGGTGCGCCGGCTGCCGCTGGTGCGCCAGGCGGCGACGCTCGAATTCTGA
- a CDS encoding FtsK/SpoIIIE family DNA translocase — protein MATTASPRELLGRDARKPDRSGRGRAGERLTTPRLQGLIGRRLGELGGLALALAGVTLLVALASYAPDDPSLDTAARVAVHNLAGPIGAILADLLLQFLGLAGALPALALLAWAWRLAAHRGLAVAPLRLAALIVALPVLAGLLAAIPLPAAWPSPAGLGGAIGSLVAATALAAGRGLLGTLGAVIVVALGSALAASLVLLGFGLSFAEWRAAGGGVIRIAGGSVRHGRNGAGWVARVWRQAKARLAPILGRDLLTPPPESFAGAAQAAAPPTVSAPPPAEQTPPRARIIAPPRRPAPAPRQETLPLPQSGWQFPSLSLLKPAPTRAAVGPGADALEANARLLESVLADYGVQGTIRDIRPGPVVTLYELEPAPGIRSARVIGLADDIARSLSVIAVRIATVPGRNVIGIEVPNAVRETVYLSELLASDAWHKQPGRLSLALGKDISGAPVIADLARMPHLLIAGTTGSGKSVGVNAMILSLLYRLSPDQCRLIMIDPKMLELSVYQGIPHLMAPVVTEPAKAVTALKWTVREMERRYRAMSQLGVRNIGGYNERVAEARERGEVVTRRVQTGFDAETGRAVYEDQPLALEPLPFIVVVIDEMADLMMVAGKEIEAAVQRLAQMARAAGIHVIMATQRPSVDVITGTIKANFPTRISFQVISKFDSRTILGEQGAEQLLGQGDMLYMMGGGRITRTHGPFVTDREVEDVVAFLRSQGEPAYLEEVTEAEEGDAGGSGGGGFGGLGSGDGEMSLFDQAVDLVAREGKASTSFIQRHLQIGYNRAAKLIEQMEKEGIVSAANHVGKREVLARRPDE, from the coding sequence ATGGCCACCACCGCCTCGCCGCGTGAACTCCTCGGGCGCGACGCCCGCAAGCCCGACCGATCGGGGCGGGGGCGCGCCGGCGAGCGTCTCACGACGCCGCGGCTGCAAGGGCTGATCGGCCGGCGGCTCGGCGAACTCGGCGGCCTGGCCCTCGCGCTCGCCGGTGTCACGCTGCTGGTCGCGCTCGCCTCCTATGCCCCGGACGACCCTTCGCTCGACACCGCGGCGCGGGTTGCCGTGCATAATCTCGCGGGGCCCATCGGGGCGATCCTTGCCGATCTATTGCTGCAATTCCTCGGCCTCGCCGGGGCGCTGCCGGCGCTGGCCCTGCTCGCCTGGGCCTGGCGGCTGGCGGCGCATCGCGGTCTCGCGGTGGCGCCGCTGCGGCTCGCGGCCTTGATCGTGGCGTTGCCGGTGCTGGCCGGGCTTCTCGCCGCCATCCCGCTGCCGGCTGCCTGGCCGAGCCCGGCCGGTCTCGGCGGCGCCATCGGCAGTCTCGTCGCCGCGACCGCGCTCGCTGCCGGGCGCGGCCTGCTCGGCACACTCGGCGCGGTCATCGTCGTCGCGCTCGGAAGTGCTCTTGCGGCAAGCCTCGTTTTGCTCGGCTTCGGCCTCTCTTTCGCGGAATGGCGGGCGGCCGGTGGCGGCGTGATTCGCATCGCCGGCGGCAGCGTCCGCCATGGGCGCAACGGGGCTGGTTGGGTCGCTCGCGTGTGGCGGCAGGCCAAGGCGCGGCTCGCGCCGATTCTCGGACGCGATCTGCTCACCCCGCCGCCGGAAAGTTTCGCCGGCGCTGCCCAAGCGGCGGCGCCGCCCACCGTCTCCGCGCCGCCCCCCGCTGAGCAAACGCCGCCGCGCGCCCGAATCATTGCGCCGCCCCGCCGACCGGCGCCGGCGCCGCGGCAAGAAACCCTGCCGCTCCCTCAATCCGGCTGGCAATTCCCCTCGCTCAGCCTCCTCAAGCCGGCGCCGACGCGCGCCGCCGTTGGCCCCGGCGCCGATGCGCTCGAAGCCAATGCCCGGCTTTTAGAAAGCGTGCTCGCCGATTACGGTGTCCAAGGCACGATCCGCGACATCCGGCCAGGGCCGGTGGTGACACTCTATGAGCTGGAACCGGCGCCCGGCATCCGCAGCGCCCGCGTGATCGGCCTTGCCGACGATATCGCGCGCAGCCTCTCGGTGATCGCGGTGCGCATCGCGACCGTGCCCGGGCGCAATGTCATCGGCATCGAAGTGCCCAACGCCGTGCGCGAGACGGTTTATCTCAGCGAATTGCTGGCCAGCGACGCCTGGCACAAGCAGCCGGGGCGCCTTTCGCTCGCGCTCGGCAAGGATATCAGTGGCGCGCCGGTGATCGCCGATCTCGCGCGCATGCCGCATCTGCTGATCGCCGGCACCACCGGCTCGGGCAAATCGGTCGGCGTCAACGCGATGATCCTGAGCCTGCTTTATCGCCTCTCGCCCGATCAATGCCGGCTGATCATGATCGACCCCAAGATGCTCGAACTCTCGGTCTATCAGGGTATTCCACACCTGATGGCGCCGGTGGTGACGGAGCCGGCGAAGGCGGTAACGGCGCTGAAATGGACGGTGCGCGAGATGGAACGCCGCTATCGCGCCATGAGCCAGCTCGGGGTGCGCAATATCGGCGGCTATAACGAGCGGGTCGCGGAAGCGCGCGAGCGTGGCGAGGTGGTGACGCGGCGGGTACAGACCGGCTTCGATGCCGAAACCGGCCGCGCCGTCTACGAAGATCAGCCGCTGGCGCTCGAGCCGCTGCCCTTCATCGTCGTCGTCATCGATGAGATGGCCGACCTCATGATGGTCGCCGGCAAGGAGATCGAAGCGGCGGTCCAACGCCTCGCCCAGATGGCGCGCGCCGCCGGCATTCATGTCATCATGGCAACCCAGCGGCCCTCGGTCGACGTCATCACCGGCACCATCAAAGCCAATTTCCCGACCCGGATCAGCTTCCAGGTGATCAGCAAATTCGACAGCCGCACCATCCTCGGCGAGCAGGGGGCCGAGCAACTCCTCGGCCAGGGCGACATGCTCTACATGATGGGCGGCGGGCGCATCACCCGCACCCACGGCCCCTTCGTCACCGATCGCGAGGTCGAGGATGTCGTTGCCTTCCTCAGAAGCCAGGGCGAGCCGGCCTATCTCGAGGAAGTGACCGAAGCCGAGGAAGGGGATGCCGGCGGGAGCGGCGGCGGCGGATTTGGCGGGCTCGGCAGCGGCGATGGCGAGATGAGCCTTTTCGACCAAGCGGTCGATCTCGTCGCGCGCGAGGGGAAGGCCTCGACCTCCTTCATCCAGCGCCATCTCCAGATCGGCTATAACCGCGCCGCCAAGCTGATCGAGCAGATGGAGAAAGAAGGCATCGTCAGCGCCGCCAACCATGTCGGCAAACGCGAAGTGCTGGCGCGCCGGCCGGACGAGTGA
- a CDS encoding HNH endonuclease gives MNDLQTLVLNADFRPLSRFPLSSWHWKDAVSALVLQRVNLVAEYDDVIRSPSRAMRVPSVVALKRYLHLDGYPAFTRFNIYCRDRWRCQYCAEEFASSELTFDHVVPRSRGGRTTWENVVTACSRCNLGKANRTPREAGMHLLRRPYRPSRRELAHAAAPLAREQVHHTWVDFLYWDSELEE, from the coding sequence ATGAACGATCTCCAAACCCTGGTTCTGAACGCCGATTTCCGCCCGCTCTCGCGGTTTCCGCTTTCTTCCTGGCACTGGAAAGACGCCGTCAGCGCCCTGGTTTTGCAACGGGTCAATCTGGTCGCCGAATATGACGATGTCATCCGCTCGCCGAGCCGCGCGATGCGGGTGCCGAGTGTCGTCGCCCTCAAACGCTATCTCCATCTCGACGGCTACCCCGCCTTCACCCGCTTCAACATTTATTGTCGCGACCGCTGGCGCTGCCAATACTGCGCCGAGGAATTTGCCTCGAGCGAACTCACCTTCGATCATGTCGTGCCGCGCTCGCGCGGTGGGCGGACGACGTGGGAGAATGTCGTCACCGCCTGTTCGCGCTGCAATCTCGGCAAGGCCAACCGCACCCCGCGCGAGGCCGGGATGCATCTGCTCCGCCGCCCCTACCGGCCGAGCCGGCGCGAACTCGCCCACGCCGCTGCCCCGCTCGCGCGCGAGCAGGTGCATCACACGTGGGTCGATTTTCTCTACTGGGATTCGGAACTGGAAGAGTAA
- the gluQRS gene encoding tRNA glutamyl-Q(34) synthetase GluQRS: MITTRFAPSPTGPLHLGHAYAALFAERQARAAGGRFLLRIEDIDETRCRPEFTQAILDDLAWLGLVWDEPPRVQSAHFDAYRSVLDRLAARGLLYPCFCTRADIARASRGQTPDGAPLYPGTCRARSAEHRQALLAAGTPHAFRLDMAGALAACPGPLHYHEAGHGCVLCHPERFGDVVLGRKECPASYHLAVTHDDAIQGVTLVTRGEDLRAATDLHRLLQALMGWPAPQYAHHRLIRDASGVRLAKSAGAAGLRTLGLTPGEIRARLGF; encoded by the coding sequence ATGATCACGACCCGCTTCGCCCCCTCGCCCACCGGCCCGCTCCATCTCGGCCATGCTTACGCCGCGCTTTTTGCCGAACGCCAGGCGCGCGCGGCGGGCGGGCGATTTCTGCTCCGCATCGAGGATATCGACGAAACCCGCTGCCGGCCGGAATTCACACAGGCGATTCTCGATGACCTCGCTTGGCTCGGCCTCGTCTGGGACGAGCCTCCCCGCGTGCAATCGGCGCATTTCGACGCGTATCGCAGCGTGCTCGATCGGCTGGCGGCGCGCGGGCTGCTTTATCCCTGTTTTTGCACCCGCGCCGACATCGCCCGCGCAAGCCGCGGCCAGACGCCGGACGGCGCGCCGCTCTATCCCGGCACCTGCCGCGCGCGCTCTGCCGAGCACCGGCAAGCGCTTCTCGCCGCCGGCACGCCGCACGCCTTCCGCCTCGACATGGCCGGAGCGCTCGCCGCCTGCCCCGGGCCGCTCCACTACCACGAAGCCGGCCACGGCTGCGTTCTCTGCCATCCCGAACGCTTCGGCGACGTTGTGCTCGGGCGGAAAGAGTGCCCGGCGAGCTACCACCTTGCGGTAACCCATGATGACGCCATCCAGGGCGTGACTCTGGTGACACGCGGCGAGGATCTGCGCGCGGCGACCGATCTCCATCGCCTGTTACAGGCGCTGATGGGCTGGCCGGCGCCGCAATACGCCCATCACCGCCTGATCCGTGATGCCAGCGGCGTGCGGCTCGCCAAATCTGCGGGCGCCGCGGGCTTGCGCACCCTCGGCCTCACGCCGGGAGAGATCCGCGCGCGCCTCGGGTTCTGA